The following are from one region of the Actinopolyspora halophila DSM 43834 genome:
- a CDS encoding deoxyguanosinetriphosphate triphosphohydrolase family protein, giving the protein METEPPIGRTARRSRTGTDGVAEHGTPHQSSDLASSPFRADRDRISGSAFFARLGGVTQVVSPSGSGLLLHNRLTHSLKVAQVARALGESLLGDAAGRDTMNRLGGCDLDVVEGAGLAHDLGHPPFGHLGERVLDRIARQRFGLADGFEGNAQTFRIVSSIDVRGGGGDGLDLTAAMRVALLKYPWTRLSRPDPHPRSFPVPPRGASAPEDAPETGASKFSCYSTELDDMLDCRSVFSGCLESWQQSVEASVMDTADDIAYAIHDLEDFHRVGILQHATVSTELTEWLGRCAELARIDEQALQRGIEAPGYSLESLRRRLRSKDAWIADDEAFVNAVKKVQADLVTKLLEQPFDRSKQAEQAVAAFSGNWTRRLVEGVRVDVDPTTRSGHVTLDTEQWHEVQILKFVHRRFVLQRPDLALHQRGQDRLLSKLVQALDEWLIDRSESARLPHRLRDLFEHAAAELETVRGWDPELLDRSGSSGPEDEVPERERLERMARGRAVIDFVASLTDEQAAALLESLSGRTTQLWSDTFVL; this is encoded by the coding sequence ATGGAAACGGAACCGCCAATCGGGCGAACCGCACGGCGCAGCCGCACCGGAACGGACGGAGTCGCGGAGCACGGGACGCCGCACCAGTCGTCGGATCTGGCCTCCAGCCCGTTCCGCGCGGACCGGGACCGGATCTCCGGCTCCGCCTTCTTCGCGCGTCTCGGCGGGGTCACCCAGGTCGTCAGCCCCAGCGGGTCCGGCCTGTTGCTGCACAACAGGCTGACCCACAGTCTCAAGGTCGCCCAGGTGGCGCGGGCGTTGGGGGAGAGCCTGCTCGGTGACGCGGCCGGCCGGGACACGATGAACCGGCTCGGTGGCTGCGACCTCGACGTGGTGGAGGGAGCGGGGCTCGCCCACGATCTGGGCCACCCTCCGTTCGGGCATCTCGGTGAACGGGTTCTCGACCGCATCGCGCGTCAACGCTTCGGGCTCGCGGACGGTTTCGAGGGCAACGCCCAGACTTTCCGCATCGTCAGCAGCATCGACGTCCGCGGAGGTGGAGGGGACGGCCTGGACCTGACCGCGGCGATGCGGGTCGCCCTGCTCAAGTACCCGTGGACGCGGTTGTCCCGTCCCGATCCGCATCCGCGTTCGTTCCCGGTGCCGCCGCGCGGGGCCTCCGCACCGGAGGACGCGCCGGAGACGGGGGCGTCGAAGTTCTCGTGCTACAGCACCGAGCTCGACGACATGCTCGACTGCAGGTCCGTGTTCTCCGGCTGCCTGGAGAGCTGGCAGCAGAGCGTGGAGGCCTCGGTCATGGACACCGCCGACGACATCGCCTACGCGATCCACGACCTGGAGGATTTCCACCGTGTGGGCATCCTGCAGCACGCCACCGTTTCCACGGAGCTGACCGAGTGGCTCGGTCGCTGCGCCGAGCTGGCCCGCATCGACGAGCAGGCGTTGCAGCGCGGCATCGAGGCCCCGGGGTACTCGCTGGAGAGCCTGCGCAGGAGGTTGCGCTCCAAGGACGCCTGGATAGCCGACGACGAGGCGTTCGTCAACGCGGTCAAGAAGGTTCAGGCCGATCTCGTCACCAAGCTGCTGGAACAGCCGTTCGACCGCTCCAAGCAGGCGGAACAGGCGGTCGCGGCGTTTTCCGGGAACTGGACCCGGCGTCTGGTGGAGGGGGTGCGGGTGGACGTCGATCCCACCACCCGCTCCGGGCACGTGACCCTGGACACGGAGCAGTGGCACGAGGTGCAGATACTGAAGTTCGTCCACCGGCGTTTCGTGCTGCAGCGTCCGGACCTCGCGTTGCACCAGCGCGGTCAGGACAGGCTGCTGAGCAAGCTGGTTCAGGCGCTGGACGAGTGGCTGATCGACCGCAGCGAGTCCGCGCGGCTGCCGCATCGGCTGCGTGATCTGTTCGAGCACGCCGCGGCCGAGCTCGAGACGGTGCGCGGGTGGGATCCGGAGCTGCTGGACCGGTCCGGGAGCAGCGGTCCAGAGGACGAGGTCCCCGAGCGGGAGAGACTGGAGCGGATGGCCAGGGGGCGCGCGGTCATCGACTTCGTCGCCTCGTTGACCGACGAGCAGGCCGCCGCGCTGCTGGAGTCCCTGTCCGGTCGAACCACCCAGCTGTGGTCTGACACCTTCGTCCTGTGA
- the sufC gene encoding Fe-S cluster assembly ATPase SufC: MATLEIKDLHAEVESEEGSKEILTGVNLTVSSGETHAFMGPNGSGKSTLAYAIAGHPKYNVTSGSVLLDGEEVLDMSVDERARAGMFLAMQYPVEVPGVSMSNFLRSAATATRGEAPQIRHWVKEVKQTMGNLEIDESFSERSVNEGFSGGEKKRHEILQLDLLDPKFAILDETDSGLDVDALRVVSDGINRFRENGDKGVLLITHYTRVLKHIKPDYVHVFVGGQVVESGGPELADELEESGYVRFANKKEATVQS; the protein is encoded by the coding sequence ATGGCCACCCTGGAAATCAAGGACCTGCACGCCGAGGTCGAGAGCGAGGAAGGATCCAAGGAGATCCTGACCGGTGTGAACCTCACCGTGAGCTCCGGCGAAACCCACGCGTTCATGGGCCCCAACGGTTCCGGCAAGTCGACGCTGGCCTACGCGATCGCCGGACACCCCAAGTACAACGTCACCTCGGGCTCGGTGCTGCTCGACGGTGAGGAGGTGCTGGACATGAGCGTGGACGAGCGCGCTCGCGCCGGCATGTTCCTCGCCATGCAGTACCCGGTCGAGGTTCCGGGCGTGTCCATGTCGAACTTCCTGCGCAGCGCCGCCACGGCTACGCGGGGTGAGGCGCCGCAGATCCGTCACTGGGTCAAGGAAGTCAAGCAGACGATGGGCAACCTGGAGATCGACGAGTCGTTCTCCGAGCGCAGCGTCAACGAGGGCTTCTCCGGCGGTGAGAAGAAGCGCCACGAGATCCTGCAGCTCGATCTGCTCGACCCGAAGTTCGCGATCCTGGACGAGACCGACTCCGGTCTGGACGTCGACGCGCTGCGCGTGGTTTCCGACGGGATCAACCGCTTTCGGGAGAACGGGGACAAGGGTGTGCTGCTGATCACTCACTACACCCGGGTCCTCAAGCACATCAAGCCCGACTACGTGCACGTCTTCGTCGGTGGTCAGGTCGTCGAGTCCGGCGGTCCGGAACTGGCCGACGAGCTGGAGGAATCGGGCTACGTCCGTTTCGCGAACAAGAAGGAGGCAACCGTCCAGTCATGA
- a CDS encoding ABC-F family ATP-binding cassette domain-containing protein encodes MISANGLELRAGSRILLSDAALRVQPGDRVGLVGRNGTGKTTTLRVLAGEGEPYGGEITRQGEIGYLPQDPREGDLSVTARDRVLSARGLDRILRDMDKAQSEMAELVDDKERDRAIRRYGKLEERFAARGGYAAEGEAGRICGNLGLPDGVLNQSLGTLSGGQRRRVELARILFAASEAGPGGASNTTLLLDEPTNHLDADSINWLRDFLKAHDGGLVVISHDVELIDAVVNKVWYLDGVRGEADVYNMNWRRYQEARADDEKRRRRERANAEKKAATLKAQADKLGAKATKAVAAKNMARRADDMLANLDEEQASEKTAKIRFPSPAPCGSTPLTAQGLSKSYGSLEIFSGVDLAVDRGSKVVVLGFNGAGKTTLLRLLAGVESADAGEVQPGYGLRIGYYAQEHETLDTDATVWENIRGVAPNTPEQELRTLLGAFLFNGEQLQQPAGTLSGGEKTRLALAGLVSSSANVLLLDEPTNNLDPASREQVLDALRSFTGAVVLVTHDPGAVEALEPERVILLPDGSEDHWSEEYMDLVQLA; translated from the coding sequence TTGATCTCTGCGAATGGCCTCGAACTCAGGGCCGGTTCCCGCATACTGCTCTCGGACGCGGCGCTGCGCGTCCAACCCGGTGACCGAGTCGGGCTGGTCGGGCGCAACGGTACCGGCAAGACCACGACGCTGCGCGTGTTGGCGGGTGAGGGCGAGCCCTACGGGGGTGAGATCACCCGGCAGGGCGAGATCGGGTACCTGCCGCAGGACCCGCGGGAAGGGGATCTTTCCGTGACGGCGCGGGACCGGGTGCTGTCCGCGCGTGGGTTGGACCGGATTCTGCGGGACATGGACAAGGCCCAGTCGGAGATGGCCGAGCTCGTCGACGACAAGGAGCGGGACCGGGCCATTCGCAGGTACGGCAAGCTGGAGGAGCGGTTCGCCGCACGGGGCGGCTACGCGGCCGAGGGGGAAGCGGGCCGGATCTGCGGCAACCTCGGGCTGCCGGACGGGGTGCTCAACCAGTCGCTGGGCACGCTCTCGGGTGGCCAGCGCAGGCGGGTGGAGCTCGCCCGCATCCTGTTCGCGGCTTCGGAGGCCGGCCCCGGGGGAGCCTCCAACACGACCCTGCTGCTCGACGAGCCCACCAACCACCTGGATGCCGACTCGATCAACTGGTTGCGGGACTTCCTCAAGGCCCACGACGGGGGGCTCGTGGTCATCAGCCACGACGTGGAGCTCATCGACGCCGTGGTCAACAAGGTCTGGTACCTGGACGGTGTGCGGGGCGAGGCCGATGTGTACAACATGAACTGGCGGCGTTACCAGGAAGCCCGCGCCGACGACGAGAAGCGGAGGCGCCGGGAGCGGGCCAACGCGGAGAAGAAGGCGGCCACCCTCAAGGCGCAGGCCGACAAGCTGGGGGCCAAGGCGACCAAGGCCGTCGCGGCCAAGAACATGGCCAGGCGTGCCGATGACATGCTGGCCAACCTCGACGAGGAGCAGGCGTCGGAGAAAACGGCCAAGATCCGTTTCCCCTCGCCCGCCCCCTGCGGCAGCACTCCGTTGACGGCTCAGGGGCTGTCCAAGTCGTACGGCTCGCTGGAGATCTTCAGCGGGGTCGACCTCGCCGTGGACCGCGGTTCGAAGGTGGTGGTGCTCGGGTTCAACGGCGCGGGCAAGACCACCCTGCTGCGGTTGTTGGCCGGGGTGGAGTCCGCCGACGCCGGTGAGGTCCAGCCGGGGTACGGGCTGCGTATCGGGTACTACGCGCAGGAGCACGAGACCCTGGACACCGATGCCACCGTTTGGGAGAACATTCGGGGGGTGGCTCCGAACACTCCCGAGCAGGAACTGCGCACGCTGCTCGGTGCCTTCCTGTTCAACGGCGAGCAGCTCCAGCAGCCCGCGGGCACGCTTTCCGGCGGGGAGAAGACGCGGCTCGCGTTGGCCGGGCTGGTCTCCAGTTCGGCGAACGTGCTGCTGCTGGACGAGCCGACCAACAACCTCGACCCGGCCAGCCGGGAGCAGGTGCTGGACGCGCTGCGCAGCTTCACGGGCGCGGTCGTGCTCGTGACGCACGACCCCGGTGCCGTCGAGGCGCTGGAGCCGGAGCGGGTGATCCTGCTTCCGGACGGCAGTGAGGACCACTGGTCCGAGGAGTACATGGACCTGGTCCAGCTGGCTTAG
- a CDS encoding lycopene cyclase family protein: protein MTDVLVCGAGPAGRALAAACADIGLGVTLVDPAPEECWPHTYALWRAELPASLGDEVVATATGRMTAVGTRAHSLTGEYCVLDNAELHRRLRRTTVHEVTGTVRGLEWTGDRRTVRLRDGRSLRASVVVDATGSNRILCGGRPARTASEQTAVGVVVDECRARPLATPEQGIFMDWRQAPGSDGSWPSFLYAVPWPGERMLLEETALARRPGLPLSTLRGRLRSRLREAGVPFEKGTHEERVRFALDDPVPEHRRTVPFGLVPFGASAGLIHPATGFSVATVLRLAPFVAGALSDGLEHDPVTAARAARSVIWPGSALLNRVLQLRAAEGLLAMPPEVVPRFFDVFFTMSAERRHSFLTSTSDPGGSRGAMAELFRRSPWWLRHRLVRGGLFGHGVLGTGRGERRPAGTRP from the coding sequence ATGACGGATGTACTGGTCTGCGGAGCGGGCCCCGCGGGCAGAGCGCTGGCCGCCGCCTGCGCCGACATCGGGCTGGGTGTGACCCTGGTCGATCCCGCTCCGGAGGAGTGCTGGCCCCACACCTACGCGCTGTGGCGCGCGGAACTGCCCGCCTCCCTCGGTGACGAGGTCGTGGCCACCGCGACCGGGAGGATGACGGCCGTCGGAACCCGTGCCCACTCCCTCACGGGCGAGTACTGCGTGCTGGACAACGCGGAGCTGCACCGCCGGTTGCGCAGAACGACGGTCCACGAGGTGACCGGAACCGTTCGGGGGCTGGAGTGGACGGGAGACCGGCGAACGGTCCGGCTGCGGGACGGGCGTTCGCTCCGGGCCTCCGTGGTGGTCGACGCGACGGGGAGCAACCGGATCCTCTGCGGAGGACGGCCTGCCCGCACGGCCAGTGAGCAGACCGCCGTCGGCGTGGTGGTGGACGAATGCCGGGCCCGACCGCTGGCCACCCCGGAACAGGGGATTTTCATGGACTGGCGTCAGGCACCGGGCAGCGACGGCTCGTGGCCGAGCTTCCTCTACGCGGTCCCCTGGCCGGGCGAGCGGATGCTGCTGGAGGAGACGGCGCTGGCCCGCCGCCCCGGCCTGCCGCTGAGCACGCTGCGCGGCCGGCTGCGGAGCAGGCTGCGGGAGGCCGGTGTCCCCTTCGAGAAGGGCACGCACGAGGAGCGGGTTCGCTTCGCCCTGGACGACCCCGTTCCCGAGCACCGCCGGACGGTTCCGTTCGGACTGGTTCCCTTCGGCGCCTCCGCGGGACTGATACATCCCGCCACGGGATTCAGCGTGGCCACCGTCCTCCGGCTGGCCCCGTTCGTCGCAGGTGCCCTGTCCGACGGGCTGGAGCACGATCCGGTGACCGCGGCCCGCGCCGCCCGCTCGGTGATCTGGCCCGGATCGGCCCTGCTGAACCGTGTGTTGCAGCTGCGCGCCGCCGAAGGGCTGCTCGCGATGCCACCCGAGGTGGTCCCCCGTTTCTTCGACGTGTTCTTCACGATGTCCGCCGAACGACGCCACTCGTTTCTCACTTCGACGAGCGATCCCGGCGGGAGCCGCGGGGCGATGGCGGAGCTGTTCCGCCGTTCCCCCTGGTGGCTGCGCCACCGGCTGGTTCGCGGGGGCCTGTTCGGGCACGGCGTGCTCGGAACGGGCCGCGGCGAAAGGAGGCCCGCCGGGACGCGCCCCTGA
- a CDS encoding acVLRF1 family peptidyl-tRNA hydrolase produces the protein MSKVRQLPGGGRAVEVEAARLPGWFERFVGNHGGAESTSVGPREVRVLAADGATARVRVPFEELAPPHGESSGLDVDGLVEHVSRRRRTGLVLVRHGAHSVGVAEGERIVSSSTDRHYVQGRNKAGGWSQKRYARRRAGQARKAVNSAAEAVVEVLLPEVESLDGVVLGGDRRALSELEEDSRLSRLLSRAEPRVLEVAEPRLTVLKEAARRANAVEVEVRDPQE, from the coding sequence GTGAGCAAGGTGAGACAGCTGCCGGGTGGCGGCAGAGCGGTGGAGGTGGAGGCGGCGAGGCTTCCGGGCTGGTTCGAGCGCTTCGTGGGGAACCACGGGGGTGCCGAGTCGACCTCGGTGGGCCCGCGCGAGGTCCGGGTGCTGGCCGCGGACGGCGCGACCGCCCGGGTGCGGGTGCCTTTCGAGGAACTCGCCCCTCCGCACGGGGAGTCGTCCGGGCTGGATGTCGACGGGCTGGTCGAGCACGTTTCCCGCCGGAGGCGGACAGGGCTGGTGCTGGTCCGGCACGGTGCGCACAGCGTCGGTGTCGCCGAGGGGGAGCGGATCGTGTCCTCCTCGACCGATCGGCACTACGTGCAGGGCAGGAACAAGGCAGGGGGTTGGTCGCAGAAGCGTTATGCGCGCAGACGTGCCGGTCAGGCCCGCAAGGCCGTGAACTCGGCGGCCGAGGCAGTGGTCGAGGTGCTGCTTCCGGAGGTCGAGTCCCTGGACGGTGTGGTGCTCGGGGGTGACCGGCGGGCGCTTTCCGAGCTGGAGGAGGACAGCCGGTTGTCGCGGCTGTTGTCCCGGGCCGAGCCGCGGGTGCTCGAAGTGGCCGAACCGAGGCTCACCGTGCTCAAGGAGGCGGCGCGGCGGGCCAACGCCGTGGAGGTGGAGGTTCGCGATCCGCAGGAGTGA
- a CDS encoding helix-turn-helix domain-containing protein produces the protein MVDLKKGARITGSARDKLASDLKKKYEKGASIRSLAEATGRSYGFVHRVLVESGVQLRGRGGATRSKKK, from the coding sequence GTGGTTGATCTGAAGAAGGGTGCGCGAATCACAGGAAGCGCACGAGACAAGCTGGCCAGCGATCTCAAGAAAAAGTACGAGAAGGGGGCGAGCATTCGTTCACTCGCGGAGGCGACGGGTCGTTCCTACGGCTTCGTTCACCGCGTGCTGGTCGAGTCGGGAGTGCAATTGCGCGGGCGCGGAGGAGCGACCCGATCCAAGAAGAAATAG
- a CDS encoding cysteine desulfurase yields MTAEPPGVRGQDTEQTGVSTTSAPLDVAAIRADFPILQRTVRDGRDLVYLDSGATSQRPRQVLDAERSFLENSNAAVHRGAHQLAEEATDAYEGARAKIARFVGVNTNEIVFTKNATEGINLVAYAMSNAATSGPEAERFRLGPGDEIVVSEMEHHANLVPWQQLCERTGATLRWFGVTDEGRLDLSELDTLVHERTKVVAVTQQSNVLGTVNPLEEIVRRAHEVGALVVLDACQSVPHGPVDFGALGVDFAVFSGHKMLGPSGIGVLYGRHELLRAMPPFLTGGSMIELVHIDRSTFAEPPQRFEAGVPMTSQVVGLGAAVDYLSVVGMERIANHEHQLVERALRELSAVDGVRIIGPTDTEKRGGAVSFVIDGIHPHDASQVMDDRGVEVRVGHHCAWPLHRRMEVPATIRASFFLYNELDEVTALADAVREAQRFFAVTPTAG; encoded by the coding sequence ATGACCGCTGAGCCTCCCGGTGTCCGGGGGCAGGACACCGAGCAGACAGGTGTGAGCACCACGTCGGCGCCGCTGGACGTCGCCGCGATCCGTGCCGACTTCCCCATTCTCCAGCGGACGGTCCGGGACGGGCGCGATCTGGTTTATCTGGACTCCGGGGCGACCTCCCAGCGTCCCCGTCAGGTGCTCGACGCGGAGCGCTCTTTCCTGGAGAACTCCAACGCGGCGGTGCACCGTGGTGCGCACCAGCTCGCGGAGGAGGCCACGGATGCCTACGAGGGCGCGCGTGCCAAGATCGCCCGGTTCGTCGGGGTGAACACGAACGAGATCGTGTTCACCAAGAACGCGACCGAGGGGATCAACCTCGTCGCTTACGCCATGAGCAACGCGGCCACCTCCGGGCCCGAGGCGGAGCGCTTCCGCCTCGGCCCGGGGGACGAGATCGTGGTCAGCGAGATGGAGCACCACGCCAATCTCGTCCCGTGGCAGCAGTTGTGCGAGCGGACCGGTGCCACGCTGCGCTGGTTCGGGGTGACCGACGAGGGACGGCTCGATCTCTCGGAGCTGGACACCCTGGTGCACGAGCGGACCAAGGTGGTCGCGGTCACCCAGCAGTCGAACGTGCTCGGAACCGTCAACCCGCTCGAGGAGATCGTGCGGCGCGCGCACGAGGTCGGCGCGCTGGTCGTGCTCGACGCGTGCCAGTCGGTTCCGCACGGTCCCGTCGACTTCGGGGCACTCGGAGTCGACTTCGCCGTGTTCTCCGGGCACAAGATGCTCGGACCCTCCGGGATCGGGGTGCTCTACGGCAGGCACGAGCTGCTCAGGGCGATGCCGCCGTTCCTGACCGGCGGGTCGATGATCGAACTGGTCCACATCGACCGTTCGACCTTCGCCGAGCCGCCGCAACGGTTCGAAGCGGGAGTCCCGATGACCTCCCAGGTGGTCGGGCTCGGCGCGGCGGTGGACTACCTGTCGGTCGTCGGCATGGAACGGATCGCCAATCACGAGCACCAACTGGTCGAGCGTGCGCTGCGCGAGTTGTCGGCGGTCGACGGAGTGCGCATCATCGGTCCGACGGACACCGAGAAACGCGGTGGGGCGGTCTCCTTCGTGATCGACGGGATACATCCCCACGACGCGAGTCAGGTGATGGACGACCGGGGCGTCGAAGTGCGGGTCGGACATCACTGCGCATGGCCGTTGCACCGCAGGATGGAAGTTCCGGCCACGATCAGGGCGAGCTTCTTCCTGTACAACGAGCTCGACGAGGTCACGGCGTTGGCGGATGCTGTTCGGGAGGCGCAGCGTTTCTTCGCGGTGACACCGACGGCAGGCTGA
- a CDS encoding metal-sulfur cluster assembly factor yields MTSTENEARTGGVATEEGADEVVRGAEGMPETATTAAELAAKEDVEEAMRDVVDPELGINVVDLGLVYGVQVEQDNSATIEMTLTSPACPLTDVIEEQARSALTGGPGGGLVNDFQISWVWIPPWGPEKITEEGREQLRALGFTL; encoded by the coding sequence ATGACCAGTACTGAGAACGAAGCCCGCACAGGCGGGGTCGCCACGGAAGAAGGCGCCGACGAGGTGGTTCGCGGCGCCGAGGGCATGCCCGAGACCGCGACGACAGCGGCCGAGCTGGCCGCGAAGGAGGACGTCGAGGAGGCCATGCGCGACGTGGTCGACCCCGAGCTGGGAATCAACGTGGTCGACCTCGGCCTGGTGTACGGAGTGCAGGTCGAGCAGGACAACTCGGCGACCATCGAGATGACGCTGACGTCCCCGGCCTGTCCGCTCACCGACGTCATCGAGGAGCAGGCGCGCTCCGCGTTGACCGGCGGACCCGGTGGCGGTCTGGTCAACGACTTCCAGATCAGCTGGGTTTGGATTCCGCCGTGGGGGCCGGAGAAGATCACCGAAGAGGGACGGGAACAGCTCAGGGCCCTCGGCTTCACGCTGTGA
- a CDS encoding GGDEF domain-containing protein, translating to MNPGSIDHVLGPANDVRFAFQPLINIRTGAVVSMEALARPTDGHITDLFREAARDRRVGELDAELAVSAVDRVAEQQSLLPLHLNVFGGTVAYEPDRMRALHDKLAEVGRRAPEITLELSPPFARLELDKLRTEVERLRSHGYRIAIDGIGEGDVPLKLITDLGPDALKLDPEVVQRLPDDPGSTALLDSLRGLCEATGAVLIAEGVESERQLEALRQASVRTVQGNLLAPAARRPPTSLQITEPAAEITGSPANSVPTPSGPRVTDFLSPATMLPSDATADSVRGVLSDHPEVSGVVLVDQYNRPEHSIDRNRFLLAVTGPYGHALHAQRPAARLADEPRVVNTATTAMEALNLVSGSDQTRVHDDAVVVDEQGRCLGVVRAVHLIRGMAEFRAEQAAALNPLTRLPGSDAIQRDVDSRIAGGEVFALSWLDIDGFKSVNDNAGFSAGDELIRSVGRSLTDAATALNSVRVGHVGGDDFLLVANLDDLVPLAEMVLDPPREAGGVRVGLSLSTLVCTQSGTGSYQEASRMLVPLKQQAKSLVGSSWVMSRIGSDRVDVLRGSENIPEQTEPVFPERDPDPPRGGSGGQYNGHHRGNL from the coding sequence ATGAATCCGGGCAGTATCGATCACGTGCTTGGGCCCGCCAACGACGTGCGATTCGCGTTCCAGCCACTGATCAACATCCGCACCGGTGCGGTGGTGTCCATGGAGGCGCTCGCCCGTCCCACGGACGGGCACATCACCGACCTGTTCCGCGAAGCCGCCCGCGACCGGCGGGTCGGTGAGCTGGACGCCGAACTGGCCGTTTCAGCCGTGGACCGGGTTGCCGAGCAGCAGTCCCTGCTGCCGCTGCACCTCAACGTATTCGGCGGAACGGTCGCCTACGAACCCGATCGGATGCGCGCGCTGCACGACAAACTCGCCGAGGTCGGACGGCGCGCTCCCGAGATCACCCTCGAGCTCAGCCCCCCGTTCGCCAGGTTGGAGCTCGACAAGCTCCGCACCGAGGTCGAACGGTTGCGTTCCCACGGATACCGGATCGCGATCGACGGGATCGGCGAAGGGGACGTCCCGCTCAAACTGATCACGGATCTGGGGCCGGACGCCCTCAAGCTCGACCCCGAGGTGGTGCAGAGGCTGCCCGACGACCCCGGAAGCACCGCCCTGCTGGACTCGTTGCGCGGCCTGTGCGAGGCGACCGGAGCGGTGCTCATCGCGGAAGGTGTGGAAAGCGAGCGCCAGCTGGAAGCGCTCCGGCAGGCGAGCGTCCGCACGGTCCAGGGCAACCTGTTGGCCCCGGCCGCGCGGCGGCCGCCCACCTCCCTTCAGATCACGGAACCAGCCGCCGAGATCACCGGCTCCCCCGCCAACTCCGTGCCGACACCTTCCGGTCCCAGGGTGACCGACTTCCTGTCCCCGGCGACCATGCTGCCCTCGGACGCCACGGCGGACTCGGTGCGCGGGGTGTTGTCCGATCACCCCGAGGTCAGCGGTGTGGTGCTCGTGGACCAGTACAACAGGCCGGAGCACTCCATCGACCGCAACCGTTTTCTGCTCGCCGTCACCGGGCCCTACGGTCACGCGCTGCACGCGCAGCGCCCCGCCGCCCGGCTGGCCGACGAACCGCGGGTGGTCAACACCGCCACCACGGCCATGGAGGCCCTGAACCTGGTCAGCGGTTCCGATCAGACGAGGGTGCACGACGACGCCGTGGTCGTGGACGAGCAGGGCCGGTGCCTCGGGGTGGTCCGCGCGGTTCACCTGATTCGCGGCATGGCGGAGTTCCGGGCGGAACAGGCCGCCGCGCTCAACCCGCTCACCAGACTTCCCGGCAGCGACGCGATCCAGCGCGATGTGGACTCGCGAATCGCGGGCGGCGAGGTCTTCGCGCTGAGCTGGCTGGACATCGACGGTTTCAAGAGCGTCAACGACAACGCGGGGTTCTCCGCCGGGGACGAGCTGATCCGTTCGGTCGGCAGAAGTCTCACCGACGCGGCCACCGCCCTGAACTCGGTGCGAGTCGGGCACGTCGGCGGGGACGACTTCCTGCTCGTGGCGAACCTGGACGACCTGGTCCCCCTCGCCGAGATGGTGCTCGATCCGCCACGAGAAGCCGGTGGGGTACGGGTGGGCCTTTCCCTGTCCACTCTCGTGTGCACCCAGAGCGGGACCGGCTCGTACCAGGAGGCCTCCCGAATGCTGGTCCCGCTGAAGCAGCAGGCCAAATCACTCGTCGGGTCCAGCTGGGTGATGTCGCGGATCGGCTCGGACCGTGTCGACGTGCTGCGCGGCAGCGAGAACATACCGGAACAGACCGAGCCGGTGTTCCCGGAGCGGGATCCGGATCCGCCCCGCGGCGGTTCGGGCGGGCAGTACAACGGACATCACCGGGGCAACCTCTGA
- the sufU gene encoding Fe-S cluster assembly sulfur transfer protein SufU — MQLEQMYQEIILDHYRNPHRHGLREPFDAESFQVNPTCGDEVTLRVHLTGTGTEATVEDVSYSGQGCSISQAATSVLTDLVVGRPLQEALDKQAAFTELMEGRGQVEPDEDVLEDGVAFAGVAKYPMRVKCALLGWMAFRDAVSRVVDEVGAS, encoded by the coding sequence ATGCAGCTCGAACAGATGTACCAGGAGATAATCCTGGACCACTACCGCAATCCGCATCGGCACGGTCTGCGGGAACCGTTCGACGCCGAGTCGTTTCAGGTCAACCCGACCTGTGGTGACGAGGTCACGTTACGCGTTCACTTGACCGGCACCGGAACGGAAGCCACGGTCGAGGACGTCTCCTACTCCGGACAGGGCTGTTCTATCAGTCAGGCCGCGACCTCGGTGTTGACGGATCTGGTGGTCGGACGTCCGTTGCAGGAGGCGTTGGACAAGCAGGCCGCCTTCACCGAACTTATGGAGGGGCGCGGCCAAGTCGAACCCGACGAGGACGTCCTGGAGGACGGTGTCGCCTTCGCAGGAGTCGCCAAGTACCCCATGCGGGTCAAATGCGCTCTGCTGGGGTGGATGGCGTTCCGGGACGCCGTATCGCGCGTTGTCGATGAGGTGGGAGCGTCATGA